In Irregularibacter muris, one DNA window encodes the following:
- a CDS encoding flavodoxin family protein — MRNILVLVGSGTKKGNTSQLADAFCKGATKAGHRVHKVFLGDKKLSGCQGCEACKGKNPICIIKDDMQEIYPLINQCDTIVLASPLYFWTISAKIKAFIERLYAIAENDQFPPKETVLLMTAGDDNFWTFEQPISYYSFVTKAIRWKNIGMCLAGGCKSDPKNKYIDEKFLQRAHELGTMI; from the coding sequence ATGAGAAACATTTTAGTTTTAGTGGGGAGCGGTACGAAGAAAGGAAACACTTCCCAATTGGCAGATGCTTTTTGTAAAGGGGCTACAAAAGCCGGGCATCGGGTGCATAAGGTTTTTCTAGGGGACAAAAAGCTAAGTGGATGTCAAGGCTGTGAAGCTTGCAAGGGAAAAAATCCCATTTGTATCATTAAGGACGATATGCAGGAAATTTATCCATTGATTAACCAATGTGACACGATAGTTTTGGCTTCCCCCCTTTATTTCTGGACGATATCAGCAAAAATAAAAGCTTTTATTGAACGTTTATATGCAATTGCAGAAAATGACCAGTTTCCGCCTAAAGAAACTGTGTTGCTTATGACGGCAGGAGACGATAATTTTTGGACCTTTGAACAGCCGATTTCTTACTACAGTTTTGTTACAAAAGCAATTAGATGGAAGAACATTGGGATGTGTTTAGCCGGTGGATGCAAGAGTGATCCGAAAAATAAATATATTGATGAAAAATTCTTACAGCGTGCTCACGAGCTTGGTACAATGATCTAA
- a CDS encoding DapH/DapD/GlmU-related protein, producing MNLKEFLDYLNSGLPVIGGSEVHMFMHGISQEALRITTELNNNYHVPEEVHALMERLTGREIDESFAMFPPFYTDCGKNITIGKNVFINAGCKFQDQGGITIGDGALIGHNVVMATLNHDHASENRGTMHPAPIVVGKNVWVGSNATILPGVTIGDGAIIAAGAVVTKNVPTNTIVGGVPAKFIKKIHHSKEENNE from the coding sequence ATGAATTTAAAGGAATTTTTAGATTATTTAAATAGTGGTCTTCCGGTTATTGGAGGGTCAGAAGTGCACATGTTTATGCATGGAATAAGTCAAGAAGCCTTGAGAATTACAACCGAGCTGAACAACAATTATCATGTGCCAGAAGAAGTCCATGCCTTAATGGAAAGACTTACAGGCAGAGAAATTGATGAATCCTTCGCTATGTTTCCGCCCTTTTATACAGACTGTGGAAAAAACATTACTATAGGAAAAAATGTGTTTATCAATGCTGGGTGTAAGTTTCAGGATCAGGGAGGCATCACCATTGGAGATGGAGCCTTGATTGGGCATAACGTAGTCATGGCAACCCTCAACCATGACCATGCATCTGAGAATAGGGGGACTATGCATCCTGCACCTATTGTGGTTGGTAAAAATGTGTGGGTGGGCTCTAATGCAACAATTCTTCCTGGAGTAACTATTGGAGATGGAGCTATTATTGCAGCGGGAGCAGTGGTGACAAAGAATGTCCCCACAAACACTATTGTTGGCGGTGTTCCAGCCAAATTTATTAAGAAAATTCATCATTCTAAGGAGGAAAATAATGAGTAA
- a CDS encoding cyclophilin-like fold protein has product MRKTMYMLLSLICVMALVGCSSNSQYTLAEPDIQEEIPSDHQDIQAQSDTMTIINIQIGSNSFTATLYENDATRALLEKFPLTLNMEDLNGNEKFYFFSENFPTESERVGNIETGDLMLYGSDCLVLFYESFSTSYSYTKLGSIEDVTGLADALGKGNVQVTFNLN; this is encoded by the coding sequence ATGAGAAAAACCATGTATATGTTGCTTTCCCTTATATGTGTGATGGCTTTGGTTGGATGTTCAAGCAATTCTCAATATACTCTAGCTGAACCGGACATACAGGAAGAAATTCCATCAGACCATCAGGATATACAGGCACAAAGTGACACCATGACTATTATAAATATTCAGATTGGTAGCAATAGTTTTACGGCAACCCTATATGAGAATGATGCTACACGAGCGTTGCTGGAAAAGTTTCCACTGACATTAAACATGGAAGATTTGAATGGAAACGAAAAATTCTACTTTTTTTCAGAGAACTTTCCTACAGAGAGTGAAAGAGTAGGAAATATTGAGACGGGTGATTTAATGCTTTACGGCTCGGATTGTCTAGTATTATTCTATGAGAGTTTTTCCACTTCTTACAGTTACACAAAGCTTGGCTCCATTGAAGATGTGACTGGGTTGGCGGATGCTCTTGGAAAGGGGAATGTCCAAGTGACTTTCAACTTAAATTAG
- a CDS encoding flavodoxin family protein, translating to MSKEVLIISTSPRKGGNSATLAKEFAKGAKEAGNKVEMVSLHDKTIGFCKGCLVCQKTKRCVIGDDADIIAQKMLTAEVIVFATPVYFYGMSGQMKTMLDRSNPLYPSDYAFRDIYLLATAAEEEESAIDGTIKGLQGWIDCFKKSRLKGVVRGNSLFNVEDVKENPALMEAYELGKAL from the coding sequence ATGAGTAAAGAAGTTTTGATTATTTCAACAAGCCCTCGAAAGGGTGGAAATTCTGCCACCTTAGCCAAAGAGTTTGCAAAAGGTGCCAAAGAAGCAGGAAATAAGGTAGAGATGGTTAGTCTACATGATAAGACCATAGGCTTTTGTAAAGGCTGTCTTGTCTGTCAAAAAACAAAGCGCTGTGTCATTGGTGACGATGCGGATATTATCGCACAGAAGATGCTGACCGCTGAAGTTATTGTCTTTGCCACACCAGTCTATTTTTACGGAATGAGCGGACAGATGAAAACCATGTTAGACCGCTCTAACCCTTTATATCCCTCTGACTATGCTTTCCGTGATATCTATCTGCTGGCAACTGCGGCAGAGGAAGAAGAAAGTGCAATAGATGGTACAATCAAGGGTCTACAGGGCTGGATTGATTGTTTTAAAAAATCAAGATTAAAAGGAGTTGTGCGTGGCAACAGTCTGTTTAATGTGGAGGATGTTAAAGAGAATCCTGCTCTAATGGAAGCCTATGAATTAGGTAAGGCGCTTTAG
- a CDS encoding DUF4180 domain-containing protein, with translation MEISTIKEKDKGIAIIHSDEILITDVQSALDFMATVQYETGYNRIILDKSAICEDFFHLRTKLAGEILQKFINYHVKFAIVGDFTVYTSKSLKDFMYECNQGKDIFFLPDEKQAIKKLSEN, from the coding sequence ATGGAAATAAGTACCATAAAAGAAAAGGATAAAGGAATTGCCATCATACATAGCGACGAGATATTGATAACAGATGTTCAGTCTGCTTTGGATTTTATGGCAACAGTACAGTATGAAACAGGCTATAATAGAATAATTTTGGATAAATCCGCAATATGTGAGGACTTTTTTCACTTAAGAACAAAACTTGCAGGTGAAATATTACAAAAATTTATTAACTATCATGTGAAATTTGCGATTGTAGGAGACTTTACGGTTTATACAAGTAAAAGTTTAAAGGATTTTATGTATGAGTGTAACCAGGGAAAAGATATATTCTTCCTCCCAGATGAAAAACAAGCAATTAAAAAATTAAGTGAGAATTAG
- a CDS encoding metal ABC transporter solute-binding protein, Zn/Mn family, with protein sequence MKRILSIVLIIMMTTVLFTACTKNNPAGTNEDDSDKVNVVATIFPQYDFIRQIAGDNVNLTMLLSPGAESHSFEPTPQDIIRIQNCDMFIYVGGESDAWIDEILDSMDTSNMEIVSLMDLVDTVEEEMVEGMEDDHGHEHSHEIHAEDIEARPLEEFKGSWQSVLPYFEDGTLDEYIAATAEKNEKTPAEEKTDFLQKRATEYKTIEITDTGLTISTDVGNVSGEYSYVEYRPVYNDEGEISNVWYVYQISKPSEKLPTYLAFSDHAIKPQDHDEHEHEDELPHFHLRYGSESIDALIDAENWAPTYYPSGATAEDIKEALLDHDHAHEAEYDEHVWTSPKNAMTIVQALSDKLCTLDNANASVYEHNTATYLEKLGNLDNAFKEAVSAGNRKTLIFGDRFPFRYFTEAYGLNYFAAFSGCSTETEASAATIAFLIDKVKDENIPTVFHIELSNEKMADSICESTGAKKLLFHSCHNITKDDFESGIGYLDLMTQNVDNLKEALK encoded by the coding sequence AAGTCAATGTTGTTGCTACCATTTTTCCACAGTATGATTTTATTAGGCAAATCGCCGGAGATAACGTAAATTTGACTATGCTTTTATCTCCCGGTGCTGAAAGCCATTCCTTTGAGCCTACACCCCAGGACATAATCAGAATACAAAACTGTGATATGTTCATTTATGTGGGCGGCGAATCTGACGCTTGGATAGACGAAATTCTGGATTCCATGGATACAAGCAACATGGAAATTGTGTCTCTTATGGATTTGGTCGATACTGTAGAGGAAGAAATGGTTGAGGGCATGGAGGATGACCATGGCCATGAACATAGCCACGAAATCCATGCAGAAGACATTGAAGCTCGTCCACTGGAGGAATTCAAAGGTTCATGGCAATCGGTTCTGCCTTATTTTGAGGACGGAACACTGGATGAATATATTGCGGCTACTGCCGAAAAGAACGAAAAAACTCCAGCAGAAGAAAAGACAGACTTTCTTCAAAAACGCGCCACAGAATATAAAACCATTGAGATCACTGATACCGGTCTGACTATTTCTACTGATGTCGGTAATGTTAGCGGAGAATACTCTTACGTTGAGTACCGGCCTGTTTACAATGATGAAGGGGAAATCAGCAACGTCTGGTATGTCTATCAGATTTCCAAGCCTTCTGAAAAACTGCCCACTTATTTAGCATTCAGTGATCATGCAATCAAGCCCCAGGACCATGATGAGCATGAGCACGAAGACGAATTACCCCATTTCCATTTAAGATACGGAAGTGAAAGTATAGATGCCCTAATTGATGCTGAGAATTGGGCGCCCACCTACTATCCCTCAGGGGCCACAGCCGAAGATATTAAAGAGGCACTTCTCGATCACGATCACGCCCATGAGGCCGAATATGACGAACATGTTTGGACTTCTCCTAAAAATGCAATGACAATCGTGCAAGCTTTATCCGACAAGCTCTGCACCTTAGACAATGCAAACGCCTCTGTATATGAGCACAATACTGCCACTTACCTGGAAAAGCTGGGCAATCTGGATAATGCATTTAAGGAAGCCGTGTCGGCAGGCAACCGAAAGACGCTCATATTTGGGGACCGCTTCCCATTCCGTTACTTTACAGAGGCCTATGGACTCAATTATTTCGCGGCTTTTTCTGGCTGTTCCACAGAAACTGAAGCAAGTGCAGCTACCATTGCTTTCCTCATTGACAAAGTAAAGGATGAAAATATTCCCACGGTATTCCATATTGAGCTTTCCAACGAGAAAATGGCGGACAGCATCTGTGAATCCACAGGTGCAAAAAAACTGCTTTTTCATTCTTGCCACAACATTACAAAGGATGATTTTGAAAGCGGTATTGGGTATTTGGATTTAATGACACAGAATGTGGATAATTTGAAGGAGGCACTGAAATAA
- a CDS encoding metal ABC transporter ATP-binding protein: protein MELISCNNVSFAYDGNTVVSGLNFSVNCGDYLCIVGENGSGKSTLIKGLLRLKQPFKGDLSFNQGLKRSEMGYLPQQTAVQKDFPASVYEVVLSGRLSMRGIRPFYTQNDKRVVEENLSRLGIENIRKRCYRELSGGQQQRVLLARALCATQKVLLLDEPVAGLDPLVTQELYFLIEKINKDTGITIIMVSHDIQSAVKYAGSILHLKNQQAFFGTAEEYAKSSIGRGFLGGAQNA, encoded by the coding sequence ATGGAATTAATTAGCTGTAATAATGTCTCCTTCGCTTACGATGGGAATACCGTAGTTAGTGGGTTGAATTTTTCGGTAAACTGCGGAGACTATTTGTGTATCGTTGGTGAAAATGGTTCTGGGAAAAGTACATTGATAAAGGGGTTGCTTCGGTTAAAGCAACCCTTCAAGGGAGATTTATCTTTTAACCAAGGACTGAAAAGAAGCGAAATGGGTTATTTGCCCCAACAAACCGCCGTGCAGAAAGACTTTCCCGCAAGCGTATATGAAGTGGTTCTATCCGGTCGGCTGAGTATGCGAGGTATCCGCCCTTTTTACACCCAAAATGACAAAAGGGTTGTAGAGGAAAATCTGAGCCGACTGGGTATTGAAAATATACGCAAGAGGTGTTATCGGGAACTGTCCGGAGGTCAGCAGCAGCGAGTGCTGCTGGCCCGGGCACTTTGCGCTACACAAAAGGTTCTCCTATTAGATGAGCCAGTAGCCGGCCTGGACCCCCTTGTCACGCAGGAATTGTACTTTCTCATTGAAAAGATAAACAAAGATACGGGCATTACCATTATCATGGTGTCCCATGACATTCAGAGCGCAGTTAAATACGCCGGTTCTATTTTGCACCTGAAAAACCAGCAGGCCTTTTTCGGCACGGCGGAGGAATATGCCAAATCTAGTATTGGAAGGGGCTTTTTGGGAGGTGCGCAAAATGCTTAA
- a CDS encoding TIGR03943 family putative permease subunit, giving the protein MKKLLMIILIICLFLLSGCNQEPQQEPVRNNGGTQAISPSEDASISPEKENGDVELPIDETPPTDNKSSEVIEIKEKMFIAQTNDIYLNGEDYLGKTIKYEGIFDLFTWEETGETYYYVIRYGPGCCGTDGDAGFEVTWDGEYPNQNDWVEAVGILETYEESGHQYLRLRLSSLKVLPTRGAEYVSH; this is encoded by the coding sequence ATGAAAAAACTTTTAATGATCATATTGATTATCTGTTTGTTTTTGTTATCTGGTTGTAATCAAGAACCACAACAGGAGCCGGTAAGGAATAATGGTGGTACCCAAGCGATTTCTCCTTCAGAGGATGCAAGCATATCTCCTGAAAAAGAAAATGGGGATGTTGAATTGCCGATTGATGAAACTCCACCTACAGATAATAAAAGTTCAGAAGTCATTGAAATAAAAGAAAAAATGTTCATCGCCCAGACCAATGACATCTACTTAAATGGTGAGGATTATTTAGGCAAAACCATTAAATATGAAGGTATTTTTGATCTATTCACTTGGGAGGAAACCGGTGAGACATACTACTACGTCATTCGCTATGGCCCTGGTTGTTGCGGTACGGATGGTGACGCGGGGTTTGAAGTCACGTGGGATGGCGAATACCCCAATCAAAATGATTGGGTAGAGGCTGTGGGTATACTGGAAACCTACGAAGAAAGCGGCCACCAGTATCTACGCCTCCGATTATCCAGTTTGAAGGTTTTACCTACCAGGGGTGCGGAATATGTATCCCACTAA
- a CDS encoding metal ABC transporter permease yields MLNTLVEMFSYTFLVRAVVVGLLVSLCAALLGVSLVLKRYSMIGDGLSHVGFGTLAIAMAMNAAPLTVSIPIVVLAAFFLLRISENSKIKGDAAIALISTSSLAIGAVVISMTTGMNTDVCNYLFGSILAMSKDDVTLSVILAIIVMVLFIFFYNKIFAVTFDETFAKATGTKTGLYNMLIAFLTAITIVLGMRMMGAMLISSLIIFPALISMRVCKRFKTVTLCSAVVSVTCFFIGVVASYIYETPTGASIVIVNIVALLLFWLANVLKERVIS; encoded by the coding sequence ATGCTTAATACCTTGGTGGAAATGTTTTCCTATACATTTCTTGTCCGAGCGGTCGTTGTGGGACTGCTGGTTTCATTATGTGCCGCCTTACTCGGCGTAAGTCTCGTACTCAAGAGGTACTCCATGATTGGCGATGGACTTTCCCATGTGGGCTTTGGAACACTGGCCATCGCCATGGCCATGAATGCCGCACCCCTCACCGTTTCCATACCCATTGTGGTGTTGGCAGCTTTTTTCCTCCTACGCATTAGCGAAAACAGCAAAATCAAGGGCGACGCCGCCATCGCACTGATCTCCACAAGCTCACTGGCCATCGGCGCGGTGGTCATTTCCATGACCACTGGAATGAATACAGACGTTTGCAACTATTTGTTTGGTAGCATTCTTGCCATGAGCAAAGACGACGTAACTTTAAGCGTCATTCTTGCCATTATCGTTATGGTGCTTTTCATCTTCTTTTACAACAAAATTTTTGCAGTAACCTTTGATGAAACCTTTGCTAAGGCAACCGGAACCAAAACAGGACTTTACAATATGCTTATTGCTTTTCTGACGGCCATTACCATTGTCCTTGGTATGAGGATGATGGGCGCTATGCTGATTTCAAGCCTCATTATTTTCCCTGCACTGATATCCATGCGCGTCTGCAAACGGTTTAAGACCGTCACCCTTTGCTCGGCAGTTGTATCGGTAACTTGCTTTTTTATAGGTGTCGTAGCCTCATATATATACGAGACCCCCACAGGAGCCAGCATTGTCATTGTCAATATCGTGGCACTGCTACTCTTTTGGCTGGCAAATGTACTCAAAGAGAGGGTAATCTCATGA